The stretch of DNA ATCATTCATTTTAAATCCTTTGAAATTATTGTTATGCAGTTGGCAGACCGCATCTCAATAGTAGTCAAAGGATTTTTTTCTCATGACCGCCAGAAGGCTTTTACGGAACCACCAGCCTAGCTGGTGGTTTTCTTTATACAAAAAAAGCCGCCCGAGGGGACGGACGGCTTGATTCAAAATTCCCGAGGGAGCTACTTCACGTTCACGCGGAGAGACTGCCCTCCAATCCGGACGAGGTACATCCCAGCGGTCGGGACCGGCAGGGAGAAGTTGGCCCCGGAGACGCGCCCGAAGGCGAGCACGCGGCCCTGCATGTCGAAGAGGGCATAGGCAGCCCCTTCGCGGGCACCGGAGATGCGGACCATGCGGGAGACCGCTTCCACGCGGAACGTGGGGGCAGAAGCGATTGCCGGCAGGGCATCCTTGCAATCCTTGCCCTTGCATTCGGAGCTGCTAGACTTGCCGCTGGAGCTGGACTTGGCCGAGCTGGAAGAAGACTTCGCGCTGCTAGAGCTCGATTTTGCGCTGGACGAAGAGGACTTCGGCGGGTTCACAGAAGAGCTGCTCGTCACGCTGCTGGAGCTTTCCGGGTTGATCGGGTCGAAGTGCGCCGTGATGGTCGTATCGCTTACGACCGTGAAGCGCCTGGACGCGCTAGAATTACGGATATCGTCTTCCCAGTAGCTGAACTTGAAGCCATTGTCCGGGACAGCCGTCACCTTGACTTCTTCGCCGTAACTATATATACCGCTCTTGTTCAGGCCTTCCACGACGCCCCACCTGGAATCGTTCACCTTGGCCGTCACATGGTACCGGTTGGCTTCCCACTTGGCGAAGAAGATCTTGTCGCCGGCGTCCTTCGGTGAAATCACGGCGATAGAGTCGCCCTGGAACGATGCAGAAGTGTACCAGCCATGGAAGGAATGGCCCTCACGCGTAGGAACAGGCAGGACAACGCCTTCCCCGTACGTATAGGTCGTAGGCGCGTTCTCGAGCTTGCCACCGTTCACATTGAATACGATGGCAAATTCAGACTTCGTCACGAGAATCGGGTACTTGTCGCCCTGGGCCCATGGAGAGCCGTTCACGCCATTCTCGATAGCAGCGCCCTCACCGTCCTTCTGCACGTAGGCATGCAGCAGTTCGGCAACCGCGCCATTCTTGAATTTTTCCGCAGAAGCGGCCGTTCCAAACTTGCTCTCCGCAAGGCCTTCGACCGTTTCAAGGTAGAAGTTGTTCTCGGAGACAATCTTCTTGTTGTAGCCGCTATCCGCAAGCACATAGTCCATGTTGCCCTTGACGCTCACCTTGGAAAGTTCGCCAATGCTGTAGTTGTTCAGGAGTTTAAAGTTGACGTTCGAATTGATACGAACCACGATGCCGGAAACATACGTGAACTTGTTCGTGCCATCCGCTTCACTATAAACCTTGCCTGTATTGTAGTTGTTCGCAATCAAGACTTCGTAATCGTCACCGCTAGAGATGTCTCCAACAAGGCCGGCAGCATAAGACGTGATACCGCCGACAGTACCCTCGTTGTAGCTCCGCAACAGCGTGAACGTATTGTAGGCCTGTCCGACAAGGCCTCCACAGATACCGACACTGCCAGTGACATTTTCGGCCGATACATCACCGCGGTTAAAGCAGTTCATGATGCTGGTCGTACCCGAGGCATAGCCAATCAAGCCCCCCGTCCCATCAAAGCCGCCAGTAATCTTTGCCAAGTTGTAGCTATTCAAGACACTTGTCGTTGCATAAGCCTCAGCAGCCATGCCCCCTGCGCCATTCCTGGCTAGAATTAAGCCTTCACTATGGGAATCGGTAATCGAGAGCGTTCCATTGGAGTGTGCGACCAAGCCGCCGGCCGACTGATTACGAGCGTGTGCGACTCCCTTGAAATGGCAATTTTCAATCACGAGTTCCGCCGCAGGTGTCGAACCGGACTTTCCTTTAAGACTCAAGGCAAAGCCAGCGACATTACCTTTATCGGCAGCAAGGAATGCATCTTCGATGGTGAGATTCTTGATGACGGCCGGGAGGTAAACATTCTGCTCCCAATCGTACCTATCAGCAATGATTTCACCGAACATGGCCATGCCGCCAGTCTTCGCATCGCCATAGAGGCCCGAAATCGTATGGCCCTGGCCATCAAAGACTCCACCGAACTTCTTGATCGTTTCCCAAGACAGGAACGTCGTCACGTTCGCGCTATCCAGCGTACCGTCTTCGTTCAGCACATGTTCGTTCACCACGATATCCTTGGCAAGCTTGCCGCAAGCACTAGGATAGTTGAGGTTATAGAACATTCTATGCGTTCCGTTCACGTAGGCGGCATAGCCGAACAGCTCCGCGACATCCGTAATCTCGTAGCACATATCCGCCGAATCGAGTTTCGGCATCTTCAGCTTGAACCAGGCCGCATAATAAGTCTTGTCGCCGGTATCCGTGGCCGTAATCGCCGTAACGGGTTTACCTGAAAGTTCCGCATTATCGTACCAGCCGACAAAGATGTTGGTATCGAGCGAAAGCTTGGTCGGCAAAATCGCGCCAACGCCTTCCGTATAGAGCGTGACATTGCCGGAATCGACCTTGCCGCCATTCGTATTGAGCGTCACCTTGAACGTCTTCTGGAGCTTTGCCCAGAATTCCTTGTCGCCCGTGGCCAGCGAATCAATCGCCGTTACCGTAGCGCCTTCATATTGAGCATTGGCGTACCAGCCCATAAAGGTTGCGCCATCCTGGACTACGTTTGCAGGGAGGACCTTCTTGAAGCCCGAAACATAGTGGTCAAAATACCTTGCCGTGTCGCCCTCGAAGGTGTGAAACGTGACCTTGTACTTTTCGCCAAGCGAATTTTCGAGTTTGCCCGAAAGAACCGGATAATATTCCATACCCACGTTCTGGCCCCACACAGCGCCATTCTCGCCTTCGTGCAGGGCGAGCGCCACCGTGCCGTTGTTAAACTGCAACTCGGTCGCCGGGAGACCCGCCAATTCCTTGTTGCCCTGGGCGTTCAGGTAATAGGTGTTGGAAGCAATCAACGTCGAAGAAGTCAAACTTCCGCCAAAAAGGGCCCTGCTGCCCGTGGGCATAAGGCTCTTCGTCTTCCATACGCTATAGCAATTGGAAACGGTAGCCGTGGTATTCGAAGCCCAGTGGGCCACGATGCCCGCATAATTGAAGCTGCTCCCCAAAACGAGACCACGGTTATAGCAGTTCTCGATATCGAGAACGCCCTTGTAACCGACGCTACCCACGAGGCCACCGGCTCCCTGCGCGCTCATATAAGAATAGAGAGTCGATTCGGTATACACACCGGAAATCTTGGCATAGAAACCGGGAGAAGGGGGATTTCCAGACTTGGCGGGAACCACCTGGCCGACAACCGTTCCGAAATAATTCGCCTTGACTGCGAAATAGGAATCCACGAGGCCGAAGTCCTTCAATACGGCGTACTTGTCCTCCGATCCTCCAATGCCACCAAACAAACCGAACTTATCAAAAAAAGTAGAATCGTCATAGAACAGGCCCGAAATCACGTAGCCGTTTCCGTTGAACACGCCGGCAAAACTGTCAATCGGGTTCCACGGGATATAGTTCAGAGCCGCTTCGGGGTCCCTGAGCGTTCCGTCATCCTTCAGCACGTTCTGGTTCACATAGATATCGCCCGCGAGGTTCGCACAGGCATCCCTTTCCTTGGTATAGCCGTCGGTTCCGTTCACGATGGAGGCAAAGCCGTAAAGTTCCTGAGCCGTCGCGATGAGGTAGCAGCCGTCGGTAACCTTGGCCGGCTTCTTGATCTGGTACCACTTGGCGTAGAAGGTCTTGTCGCCGTTCTCCGTCTTGCCGATAGCCTTCACCCTGTTGCCGGTGAAGTCACTGTTCTCGTACCAGCCCGCAAACACGTAACCGCTACGGGAAACCTTTTTCGGGAGCATGGCCCCCACGGTTTCCGTATAGGTCTCGACCAGGCCGGAATCAATCGTACCGCCGTTCGTATTGTAGGTGATGCTGAAGCGCTTTTCGTACTTGCCCCAGTAACTGACATCTGCCGTCAGCGTCTTAGGCGTATGGACAACCGTATCTCCCGTTAGGCCGCTGTTCGCGTACCAGCCGAAGAATTCATACCCGTCGATATCTACGTCAGGAATCCTGTAGCTGTAACCGACAACCATGTCCTTCGTCTTGAGCTTGGTGCTGCCGTGATAGATGTTCATCTTTATCGTCTGGAGGGTTGCGCCCGTCAGAGAACCGCTGAAAGTCGGAAGCGGGTCAGTCCCCACCTTTTGCCCCCACACGGTACCATCGACCCCGCCTAGGTCGTAATGGCGCATCACCTGCGTAATGGCGCCGCTAGCCATCTCGGCTTCGCTCACGGACGTACCGACATGCTCGTTGTGGCCCGGTTCCACATAGAACACGTTCTCGATGATATTATTCGCGTTTTTAGTGTAGTTACCGAACAGGGACTTTATGGTGTTGGCCGTTGCCGTACCGACAATTGCACCCGAATTGTAGGCGTTGATCAAAGTAAACGTGTTAGAATTCTGGTTGCCGAACAACCCGCCGACATTCTTGGAGCCGACGATAGTTCCCGTATTGTACACGTTGTGGAATTCGGTGCGCACGCCAGTGTAGTTGGAGACCGCCCCCGCAATGCCGCCGGCATTATTCGTCGTCGACTCGACTCTCGAAGCATTGAAGCAGTTCTCGATGACGACCGGGAGCTTTTGCGCCCAGACACTCCCAACGAGGCCGCCCGCGGAGTAACCGGCACGGAAGAAGGAACCGATAACGCCGACATTCCTGATTTCGGCAGCAACGGGCTGGTAATACGACGACACCGCGCTATGGAACAACCCGGAGTAGGTCGCAGTCTCGCTAGAGTAATAGAGGCCCGAAACCGTATGCATCTGGCCGTCAAAATTTCCGTAGTAGGGGCCAATCATGGGCCATTTCGCGAAATTTGCCGTATCCGCCACGTTGAGCGAGCCGTCGGACTTGAGTACGTTCTGGTTCACCACGATGTCTTTCGTGAGCTTGCCGCACGCGGTAGAATCTTTGCTAAAGCCGTCCGTACCCTTCACGATGGCGGCGAAGCCGTACAGTTCAGCAGCATTAGAAATCTCGTAGCAGCCGTTTTTCAAAGATGGCTGTACAGGGGTGATGGTCGTCGCGGCAGTCGCAAACGCACAAGAAAGCGCAACCGACGCGCAAAAGAGGAATCCTTTGCTTTTAAGCATCTTTGTTACTCCTGATAGTAGATATATATCTAATTATACAAACTGCTTATTTATTGCAGTTTTGTGAAGACGTCCCCGCCATTTCGCGTTGTAAAACATTGCAATACAAATTTGGACAAAAAACGGGAATTTCAGGCAATCCGCCGGCGAGAACAGGCAAAAACGCGCAGACTAACCCGTAAATATATCGTTACCCCCTACTCATTTGTATATTTGTGGCATGGAAACAGCAAAGAACTCTTATACCGCCCGTATCGAAGTCCGCTACGCGGAAACCGACCAGATGGGGGTCGTGCACCACGCCGTTTACCCCGTATGGTTCGAACAGGCCAGAACAGAATTTTTCAGAGTCGCGGGAGCGAGCTACTCCCAGATGGAAGCCGACGGCTACATGAGCCCGGTGCTCGAACTCAACGTGCAATACAAGAACCCGACGCATTACGGTGAATTTGTGGATGTCGAAACGACCCTCGAGAGAGTCGGCAGCGTGCGCTTCAAGTTCAACTACAAAGTTTTCGTGGAAGGCAAGCTCTGCACCATCGGGTACTCCATCCACTGCCTGCTCAAGGACGGCAAGCCCACCAGGGACTTCCCCGCGGCGTTCACAAAGTTTTTCCCCGAAGGATAACCGATAGGAACGCAGACTGTCCGCGAGCTTTGACAGGTTTGAATTGACCAAAGGAGAGGCCTAAATCTATGGCAGAACAAGAAGAAACCGTCCAGATCCACATCAAGTCCCTAGACAAGACCATAGACTTCCCCGTCAGGAGTTCCGAGTTCTGCAATACCTGCAAGGGCACCGGGACAAAGGACAAGAAGCCGTGTCCGACCTGCTGCGGCTCCGGATGGATCAAGATGCTGGACTGCATTCGCTGCAACGGCACAATGCAAATCGAAAACGGCCTCAAGTGCAACATCTGCAAGGGAATGGGGACCATCTCCGAAGCCAAGACCAAGGATTTTCTCGAAGCCCGCCAGTTCTGCGAAGACTTTCAGAAAAAACCGGCAAAGACAATCCTGATTTGCCTCGCCTGCCTTGCGGCCCTCGGCGTCTGCTCCTACATTGTTTCCGGCTACGCATTTGTGGACCTCCGGCTGGTAAAGACATGGTTCGCCTACATCGCGCTCCTGGTGGGGTTCGTCGCCGGTTTCCGCATACTGACCTACCTCCACAAGATGAACGTAGGCTCCTACCTGCCGGTATCCAAAAAAATCGTGTTTGCCGGCGCCGTCATCGCTCTCGGTATCGCGGCCATCGTCATTCCCGGCCCCGTTGCCGGACGTTACCACTGGATCGAGAGTGAAGCACAGGAAGCCATCAGCGAAGCCGTATCGGAACACGAAGTTTTTTGCCAAAAAGTCAAAGTTTCGGGTAACGACGGCGATGTTTATCACGGAGTCGCCACGATTTCCGATGGCGAAGAACTCAAGGTAAACATCCACTACCGAAAAGTCAACGAGACCGGTCGCAAAATCGGCTACTCTATCGAAGTGGAACCCGTGGAATAAGATATGGAACAGCCGCTCGCCGAAAGACTGCGACCGCAGAACCTGGATGAATTTCTAGGCCAGAACAAGATTCTGGGCGAGCAGAGCCTATTGCGCCGAAGCCTGGAAAACGACACCGTCCCGAGCATGATTTTCTGGGGCCCTCCCGGTTGCGGCAAGACGAGCCTCGCCCACGTAATCCGCCAGAAGACCAAGAAGCGCTTCGTAGCGCTCTCCGCAGTCGCGAGCGGCGTGAAAGAAGTGAAGGAAGTCCTCGCTGACGCGCGCCAGATGAAAAAGGCCTTCCTGGACACGATCCTCTTCATCGACGAAATCCACCGATTCAACAAGGGCCAGCAAGACGCGTTGCTCGGTGCCGTGGAAGACGGCACCGTGACGCTTATCGGCGCGACTACCGAAAACCCGGGATTCGAAGTGAACGGCGCATTGCTGAGCCGCTGCCAGCTTATTCTGTTTGCGCCCCTCAGCAGCGACGACTTGCGCACGCTTATCTTCAGTGCACTCCGCGACCATCCGCGCGGCCTGCAGCTCAAGGACGTGGAAATCGAAGACGCCGTCGTGGACAAGCTCATCGCGCAGTCCGAAGGCGACGCGCGCTTCTTGCTGAACCAGCTCGAATGGATTGGCAAGAGCCTCGGCGACCGCAAGAAGATCGACGAGAAACTGCTGGAAGAATTCCAGTACAAGAAGCCCCTGCGCTACGACAAGAACGGCGAGGAGCACTACAACCTGATTTCGGCACTGCACAAGTCGGTGCGCGGAAGCGACCCCGACGCCGCCGTCTACTGGCTACACCGCATGCTGCAGGGCGGCGAAGACCCGCGGTTCATTCTGCGCAGGCTCATGCGCATGGCAATGGAAGACGTGGGCCTTGCAGACCCGAACGCGCTACTGCTTGCGACAAGCGCGAGAGAAGCGTACGACTTCATGGGCATACCCGAGGGCCTCATCGCGCTCGACGAGCTGGCGATATACCTCTCGCTCGCCCCGAAGAGCAACAGCCTCGAACTTGCGGGCATGGCGGCCGACAGCATTATCCAGCGGACAGGGACGTTGCCTGTACCGCGCGCATTCCGGAATTCCGTGACCCGCGTGGGCAAGCAGCTCGGTTACGGGAACGGGTACGAATACGACCACGACAGCCCGGGCGCCTATTCCGCGCAGGAACACCTGCCCAAGCAACTCGAAGGCACGGAAATTTACCGCCCGACAAATTACGGCAAGGAAAAGCTGCTGGCCGAAAGACTCGCGCAGCTAAAGCAAATTAAAAAAGAGAAGAAAGGATAAACTTCTGACCCTGACCTTCGTCAGGGTGACGAAAGGGATAAAATTCCGACCCTGTCCTGACCTGCGTCAGGATGACCAAGCGTCAGGGTGACGAAAGGGAGACAAGCGGGTTAGCCGTTTACGGCAAGCACGCTCCACCATTCGCCGCTGACGCGTTCTTCTTTCACCTTGAAGCCGGCTTCTTCGAACCAGCGCAGGATATATTCCTTTTCCGTGAGCAGCTGGCCCGAGATGATGAGCTCGCCGCCGGCGGCCAACAAGTCCTCGATATCGTCGCGCAACGGCCAGAGTTCACTCCGAATCATGTTGCACAGGATGACATCGAACTTGGTCCCGTCCTTGAACGCATCCAAAAAGCCGAGCACGCAGTCGCTCTCGCCGAAGCCGTTACGCTCGAAGTTTTCCGCTATGCAGGGAATAGTGAGCGGGTCGATTTCGGTACCTACCGCAAGGCGGGCGCCGCGGCGGCGGGCATACATCGCCAAAATGCCGGTTCCCGTCCCGATGTCGAGCACAGTCTTGCCCTTGAAATCAACCGATTCCATGAGCGTCGCGCAGCTGCTCGTAGTATCGTGCTCGCCGGTCCCGAAGGCAGTCTTCGCCTCGAGTTCCAGCACGACAGCCTGCGGGTCGTCGGGAGTAAATTCCACCCAAGGCGGGCGCACCCAAAGGTGCGGGCTCACGGAGACGGGCTGGGCGCGGTCACGCCACCACTTGTCCCAATCCTTCGCGGGCTCGTCGCTCAGCGTGAAATGGTACTGCGGGAACTCCGCCACGATGCGGTCGCGTTCGGCCTTGTCACCCGTATAAAAGCAAAAGTCCGTACGGCCCTCTTCTTTGGGGTCGAGTTCCTCGAGCGTCGCCACCCCCGCCTCGAAAAGCAGGTAGCTCGCGAGTTCAAAATCTTCGATAGGGCAATAGCCCTCCGCCTTGTACCATGTGTCAATTTTCTGCATATGGGAAAATTTAATAAATAAATGAAGCCGTCACTTCTTAGGCGTGAACGGATTGCTTCTCGTAAAGTATGTCCATCATGCCGTCAACCTCGTTCAGAAAGATTTCGTCGGTATACCCTTTTAAAGAGACATCTTTCGCGAAGTCCTTGTCAAGCAGTTTTTCAGCAGAAATATGGCACTTCACTGAAATACTTCTTCCACTTTTCAACAATCTCTTCGTTGCGCGCCTCAATAATCCTCAGAATGTTCTGTAAAACATGCGGGTTTATGCGGGAATTATTATTGGCTAAAAGACATTTTCCCGCTTGCGTTATCCAAATTTTTGTCGCATTTGCAGTGGGCGCGCCTTCTGAAACATGAACATGCACCGGTTCCAACGGCATATTTTCGTTGGACCAGAAATAAACCCAGAAGGAACCTATTTTAAAGATTTGCGGCATTGCTAAACCCGCCTTTCTGGGAAAATTCCATTATCAAATGAGCTGTAGACTCAATCACTTTCTTATAGCGATCGATTTCCTCATCTGAAAAACCGAATATATCTTCCCATGTATAGGAGGGTAAATAGCATGTTGCCCGATGGAAGCCGTCCTTTGCATCGGGCTTTTCGATATACACCTTGACACGACCGTCCTTGCCCATTTCAGAATGGACAATTTCCGCGTTATCATCAAGTGTCATAAAGGGGTACATCATATTGCTAAAAGGCAATATAATATTTTCTTGTACTGTTTGGCTAGTATTCTTCGGTTGCTCCCTGCGGGCCTGGTTTATCATTTGTTTCATGCCCTATATATTTGCAAGAACCGTGCCAAAGAAAAAGTGCCGTTTCCAAACGAAAAACGGCACTTCAAAAAATATCATCCGGTGATTAATCGCTTAAATCACTGATTTATTGAGTTTGAGCAGGGCGTTCCCCGGCTCGCCAACCCGATTGTCATGCCGGACCCAGTTCCGGCATCACCGTTTCACATCACCTCGCCGGGTCGGGCTCTGCTCGCCTACGGCTCATCGAGCCTCGCTGCGCGAGTCTCGCCGCACCGCGCGACGATCCCTAACGCATTTCTTTCAAAACAAACTATATTGTAAGAAAAAGGACATTTAATATGCAACAGGATAGACTTGGACGCGGACCATTCATTGAATTATTAAGCAATATCATCACTCAGAAAACAGACGCTCACGAAGGCTTTTCTTTCGCCATAGACGGCAAATGGGGCTGTGGGAAATCCTGGATTTTAAAGGAACTTGAGCAGAAACTAGAATCACAGAACTATTTAGTGATTCATTACAATTGCTGGGAAAACGAATACTACGAAGAACCTCTCGCCGCATTATTATCTGTCATTATTGAAAAATTGAGACAATTACAGAGTTCACTAACTGATAGAAATCAAAAAGATCGACTAAAAATTGCATTAACTTTTTTTGCAGAAGTCATTTCGACCATCCTGACGAATAAATTTGGTATAGGTTTTGACAACATCCTAGAATCTGGGAAAAAAGCGATTAAAAAAGATTCAGATTCTAGCATATCTACCACTTTTGATAACAATCAAAGTTTAAAAGAAGCTTTAAACAATGTTCGTGAACATCTTCTACAATTAAAAAACGTTTTATCAGAGAATGAAACTACGTATGCCAATATTATTATTGTAGTTGACGAACTTGACCGTTGCCTACCTGAATATGCAATAAAAGTCATGCAGCGACTGCATCATATATGTTTTGACACCGTATCGGATAAATACACCTTTATTCAGTTAGCAGCAATTAATAAAAGTGAATTACTCGGTTCCATTGCAAAAACCTTTGGGCGCGAATTCAACCTAATTCAAAAATATACAAGTCCAGACCAATACAAGCCCGGGAAAATTGTTTTTGACAATTTTGAGGAAACTCAAATTCAGTTTGGAAATTATTATTTCAAGAAATTCTTCCAAATGATCATCCCTGTTTCTAACGGAGAACAAATAGACAATCCCTTGTCACTTCTTGAAGGTTTTGATGAAAAATTTGATCAAAGTGACACCAATGGAAGAGAATATGTCGAAAGTTTTTTTACAGAGGTTCTTTCGTTCTTCCCCATGAGAACGAAATTAGAGTTAATACATCTGGTAAAGACCGCTCATGAGATAACAGCCTTAGATAGTTCTCTAGATAAGCACCTAAAATACAACACGTTGTGCATAGAGTTAATAGACTGTCTTTGCAAATCGATTTTAAAGAAAGGACTACCTCTAATAAAACACCACGGAAATCAAGATCAATCGCATAAATTGTATTTGCAAATTCCTGATTTATCCCATATTGAAGGAATTACCAATACATTTGCATTTGAACAATCTTTCGCTAAATGGAGTACATCCAACTGCGATGAAAGACTATATAGATCTGCAAGAAATACAAATTTCACAAAAGTTTATGAATTCGAATTATTGATGCCAGAATCGTATATAAAGCCATTTTACCACGCACAACGTGGATTAGAAACAAAAATTATCGGCAAAAATGTTCTTGAATCCGAAGTTACTTTCATCAAAGCTTTCCGAAAAACGCTTGATGCCCTAGTATAAACCGCAATAGGCTTATACTATTTACTTGTTCTCCTCGAAGTTTTCAACTTGTTCCATGACTTTGCTGAAAACTTCGGGGCTGTATTGTGGCGGGTAGCCGTTTTTCACTAGGCAAATCTTGATGTCAAGCTTTAACTGATTGCGGACATTCTGATTGTTAAGCCAGTCGGCAAACGATGACTTGGTATCAATGATTTCTTTTACCTTCTTTGCCAAAGCCTTGCATTTTTCATTTATAACAACGCCATCAATTTCCTTGTCTTCGCCATATTCAAAATTGTATTGGTCACGAAGGGCAAGCAAAATATCATAGAAAGCTTTTTCTTCAAAGGTAAGCCCAATCTTGCGGAAACTTTCGCGATTCTCATTCATCTGGCGTAAAATTTCAAGAGCCTGCGCAGTGGCGTTCTTGATAATTTCATCAGATGCATGTTCCTGCGTTTCGCCAGCTTCTTCGGCAGAAAGAGTTTTGCGCCGTTCGTGATATTCAGCGATAGTCCGTTCAAGCATTTCCTGGAACGACTGTGCCGCAATTTGGTTTATTTTTCCAAATTCCTTGATTTGCTTGCGAAGCATTTTCACCAAAAGTTCAAGCTTTGTCGCAGGCATCTTGACATCGGACAGTTTCTCATAGAATTCAGGACCGAAGATATTCTCTTCTTCGCCATTATCAAGAATGCTTTCCACCTTGTTGTACTTAAGCGCCTCTTCCACCATTTTGGCGACATTTCGGTTCATGGTATCAGTGTCAATATCACTCGTTCCACTCATTTTACGAACAAAGCCTGCAATAGCCATAAAGCATTGAGCCAGCGCAGATTCTTCTTCGCTCAAGTTTCCTGACGGAGAGCAGACATCAAACGCCATGCGCATACGCTTTACCACCTGCAAGAAATAATTCTTGAAAGAAACCTTTTGCGGCTTGTGCGCCCCATTTTGGCTTTCAGAATTGAGTTCCTGCGTAGAGGTAAATACATATTCCGCCGCTTTTGCTAACAACATGTACCGTTTTGCAGGGTCACAATTCGGATCTAAGAACGGTGAAACGTCGTAATCGACAAACAATCTCTTCAAGATTTCAAGTTCTTCCCTGAAAACAACCGTCGCCTGCTCCACATCGTCAACTGTCGGGGCAACAGAGGAATCACCGCCATAGATTTTCATCGCTTCACGCATATTGTCGCGAATGCCGATATAATCCACAATCAACCCGAAGTCTTTCCCCGGATTCTTACGGTTCACGCGACTTATGGTCTGGATAAGCATATGCTTTTTCAGCGGCTTGTCATTGTACATGTATGTAAGGCAGGGAACATCAAACCCTGTAATCCACATATCCACAACAATAACAATATGGAAATTCGACTTTTCCTCTTTAAAAGCGGCATCCATATCTTCGGAACGGGAATCGTTCTTGACACCCCCAAGATAATCATACATTTCTTTGGGGTCGTTGCTCCCGACACTAGAAACCATTGCCATAAACGGCATAGGCTTCAATTTTTTCAGTTCTTCTTCCGTCGCCACGACGCCATCAGGCGTTTTCTTTTCCACAAACCATTCCGGATACTTCGCCTTGAATTGAGTCAGCAAAGCATAGGCAATCGGGCGAGAAGAACAAACCACCATCGCTTTCTGAACCCTTTCGGGGTCCCCAGCACAACTAGATACATAATGGTCGTGAATATCAACGGCAAGGCGTTCCAAACGGGCGGGATCACCAAGAATCACTTCCATGGAACTCATCGCCTTTTTGCTTGCCTGAATATCTTCGGCTGTAGCGCCATCTTCGGCGCATTTTTTGTAGTAATCTTCGATTTCCTTGGCTTTCGCCTCATCTAGCAGGACCTTTGCTATTCGCGGATGATACTTAATAGGAACCGTCAACCCATCTGCAACAGCTTGGTCCATCGTGTAGCGGTCAATTTCATCACCAAAGGTCTGATATGTTTCTGCAATCGGCGTACCGGTAAAGCCAACGAAAGTTGCATGCGGGAACGCTTCGCGCAAAACCTTTGCATAAGGCTTCGAAAGCATAGCCCTCA from Fibrobacter sp. encodes:
- a CDS encoding InlB B-repeat-containing protein; this translates as MLKSKGFLFCASVALSCAFATAATTITPVQPSLKNGCYEISNAAELYGFAAIVKGTDGFSKDSTACGKLTKDIVVNQNVLKSDGSLNVADTANFAKWPMIGPYYGNFDGQMHTVSGLYYSSETATYSGLFHSAVSSYYQPVAAEIRNVGVIGSFFRAGYSAGGLVGSVWAQKLPVVIENCFNASRVESTTNNAGGIAGAVSNYTGVRTEFHNVYNTGTIVGSKNVGGLFGNQNSNTFTLINAYNSGAIVGTATANTIKSLFGNYTKNANNIIENVFYVEPGHNEHVGTSVSEAEMASGAITQVMRHYDLGGVDGTVWGQKVGTDPLPTFSGSLTGATLQTIKMNIYHGSTKLKTKDMVVGYSYRIPDVDIDGYEFFGWYANSGLTGDTVVHTPKTLTADVSYWGKYEKRFSITYNTNGGTIDSGLVETYTETVGAMLPKKVSRSGYVFAGWYENSDFTGNRVKAIGKTENGDKTFYAKWYQIKKPAKVTDGCYLIATAQELYGFASIVNGTDGYTKERDACANLAGDIYVNQNVLKDDGTLRDPEAALNYIPWNPIDSFAGVFNGNGYVISGLFYDDSTFFDKFGLFGGIGGSEDKYAVLKDFGLVDSYFAVKANYFGTVVGQVVPAKSGNPPSPGFYAKISGVYTESTLYSYMSAQGAGGLVGSVGYKGVLDIENCYNRGLVLGSSFNYAGIVAHWASNTTATVSNCYSVWKTKSLMPTGSRALFGGSLTSSTLIASNTYYLNAQGNKELAGLPATELQFNNGTVALALHEGENGAVWGQNVGMEYYPVLSGKLENSLGEKYKVTFHTFEGDTARYFDHYVSGFKKVLPANVVQDGATFMGWYANAQYEGATVTAIDSLATGDKEFWAKLQKTFKVTLNTNGGKVDSGNVTLYTEGVGAILPTKLSLDTNIFVGWYDNAELSGKPVTAITATDTGDKTYYAAWFKLKMPKLDSADMCYEITDVAELFGYAAYVNGTHRMFYNLNYPSACGKLAKDIVVNEHVLNEDGTLDSANVTTFLSWETIKKFGGVFDGQGHTISGLYGDAKTGGMAMFGEIIADRYDWEQNVYLPAVIKNLTIEDAFLAADKGNVAGFALSLKGKSGSTPAAELVIENCHFKGVAHARNQSAGGLVAHSNGTLSITDSHSEGLILARNGAGGMAAEAYATTSVLNSYNLAKITGGFDGTGGLIGYASGTTSIMNCFNRGDVSAENVTGSVGICGGLVGQAYNTFTLLRSYNEGTVGGITSYAAGLVGDISSGDDYEVLIANNYNTGKVYSEADGTNKFTYVSGIVVRINSNVNFKLLNNYSIGELSKVSVKGNMDYVLADSGYNKKIVSENNFYLETVEGLAESKFGTAASAEKFKNGAVAELLHAYVQKDGEGAAIENGVNGSPWAQGDKYPILVTKSEFAIVFNVNGGKLENAPTTYTYGEGVVLPVPTREGHSFHGWYTSASFQGDSIAVISPKDAGDKIFFAKWEANRYHVTAKVNDSRWGVVEGLNKSGIYSYGEEVKVTAVPDNGFKFSYWEDDIRNSSASRRFTVVSDTTITAHFDPINPESSSSVTSSSSVNPPKSSSSSAKSSSSSAKSSSSSAKSSSSGKSSSSECKGKDCKDALPAIASAPTFRVEAVSRMVRISGAREGAAYALFDMQGRVLAFGRVSGANFSLPVPTAGMYLVRIGGQSLRVNVK
- a CDS encoding thioesterase family protein, with the protein product METAKNSYTARIEVRYAETDQMGVVHHAVYPVWFEQARTEFFRVAGASYSQMEADGYMSPVLELNVQYKNPTHYGEFVDVETTLERVGSVRFKFNYKVFVEGKLCTIGYSIHCLLKDGKPTRDFPAAFTKFFPEG
- a CDS encoding replication-associated recombination protein A: MEQPLAERLRPQNLDEFLGQNKILGEQSLLRRSLENDTVPSMIFWGPPGCGKTSLAHVIRQKTKKRFVALSAVASGVKEVKEVLADARQMKKAFLDTILFIDEIHRFNKGQQDALLGAVEDGTVTLIGATTENPGFEVNGALLSRCQLILFAPLSSDDLRTLIFSALRDHPRGLQLKDVEIEDAVVDKLIAQSEGDARFLLNQLEWIGKSLGDRKKIDEKLLEEFQYKKPLRYDKNGEEHYNLISALHKSVRGSDPDAAVYWLHRMLQGGEDPRFILRRLMRMAMEDVGLADPNALLLATSAREAYDFMGIPEGLIALDELAIYLSLAPKSNSLELAGMAADSIIQRTGTLPVPRAFRNSVTRVGKQLGYGNGYEYDHDSPGAYSAQEHLPKQLEGTEIYRPTNYGKEKLLAERLAQLKQIKKEKKG